Part of the Planifilum fimeticola genome, GACCGATATACCCGCGTCAGCGCGGCGCACGACGCCCCCGTATCCGTTGGCGAATCCGCCACGGGTGCGGGGGCGTATTTATTTGGATCGAATCAAAACGAGTCGATCACTTCAAGCGCTGGTGAACGCCGCGAGAATCAGCGGAAGAAAATCAACTGGGATAACATAGCCCTCGAGAATCCGCCGAACTTATCGGTGAACACGTTCATGCATCCGGATATCCGGGATGCGCTCGAAAAATAAATACGGCGGCATAGGCCCTTTTCATTTCAGCCTTCGCGGCGACGACGGAGAACGGTGAACAGCCGTTTCGACATTCGAAAAGGCGGACGCTGAACGGCGAGACGGTACAATGGCGATACCGGGCGAAATTTAGAGTTCCCGTCATACCGGGGGCTTTTTGTATGAAAATGGAGGGGACACGCATACTAACCCCAGGGAAGCAAGAAAAAGGAGTCACTCCGACATGCTTCACTGGGCGACGCGACACCGACACGGCGAAATCGTCGGAACGGCGGTGGTCGACCGAAAAACGAAACATCTTTTAAAACGGATCCGCCCGGGACAAATCGCCGTGATTCACCATCGGGATCTGGACGAGGTTGCGGCGATGGGCCTGATTGAAAAGCGGGTTCGCGCGGTGATCAACGGAGCCGAATCCATCAGCGGAATCTATCCCACGCCGGGGCCGGGAAGGCTTCTGGCCGCCCACATTCCGGTCCTGGACAATACGGGGAATGTCCTGGAGCAGCTGGAAGACGGGATGCCTCTGTGGATCGAAGGGGATTGCTTCGGCAGTTGGGATTCCCGCGGCGAAAAGGTCACCTTCGGCCGCGGCCAGCGTCTCACGGCCGATCTTCTGGATCGGAAGTTGGAGCAGGCGAAATCGAACATGGCATTCACTCTGGAACGCTTTATCGAGAATACCCTGCGCTATGCCGAAAAGGAGAAACAGTTCGTCATCCGGTCCTTTCCCGTGCCTCCCCTCAAGACGGAAATCCGCGGGCGGCATGTGATCATTGTGGTCCGCGGGGCGGGCTACAAAGCGGATCTGTATGCGCTCCGATCCTATATCGAAGAAGTGAAACCGGTCCTGATCGCCGTGGACGGCGGAGCGGATGCGCTTCTCGAAAACGGATACCGCCCCGACATCATCGTCGGGGACATGGATTCCGTATCCGACTGGGCCCTTCTCTGCGGTGCGGAAGTGGTGGTTCATGCCTATCCGGACGGGAGAGCTCCGGGGCTGGATCGGGTGAAGACTTTGAAAATAAACCCTCACATTCTCCCCTCGGTGGGTACCAGCGAGGATGTGGCGATGCTGCTTGCCTATGAGAAGGGGGCGGATTTGATCGTCGCCCTCGGAACCCATACCAACATGGTTGATTTTTTGGAGAAGGGCAGAAAAGGGATGGCCAGCACGCTGTTGGTCCGGATGAAAATCGGAACCAAGCTGGTGGATGCCAAGGGGGTCAACCAGCTTTACCGCAGCCGAATGCGTTGGCGGGAACTCTCCCTGTTGGGGGTGGCTTCGGCCTTTCCGGTGATGGCGCTCGCCGCCATCAATCCGGGAGCCCGCCACCTGTTCCGGATGCTGTGGCTGCATCTGAAAATGCTTGTCACCTAGAA contains:
- the steA gene encoding putative cytokinetic ring protein SteA, with the protein product MLHWATRHRHGEIVGTAVVDRKTKHLLKRIRPGQIAVIHHRDLDEVAAMGLIEKRVRAVINGAESISGIYPTPGPGRLLAAHIPVLDNTGNVLEQLEDGMPLWIEGDCFGSWDSRGEKVTFGRGQRLTADLLDRKLEQAKSNMAFTLERFIENTLRYAEKEKQFVIRSFPVPPLKTEIRGRHVIIVVRGAGYKADLYALRSYIEEVKPVLIAVDGGADALLENGYRPDIIVGDMDSVSDWALLCGAEVVVHAYPDGRAPGLDRVKTLKINPHILPSVGTSEDVAMLLAYEKGADLIVALGTHTNMVDFLEKGRKGMASTLLVRMKIGTKLVDAKGVNQLYRSRMRWRELSLLGVASAFPVMALAAINPGARHLFRMLWLHLKMLVT